The Haploplasma axanthum region AAAATTGATGTTGTATATGAACCTAATTTAAACAATGAAATGTTTTTAAATCATATAGAAAATAATCAAAAACAAGATATTTTATATAAGACAACTGTTAATGGACCTCATAGAGATGATTTTGTAATCATGTTTAATGATAAAAATGCAAAGAATTCATCTCAAGGTGAGACAAGATTAATGGTTGTTGCTTTAAAGTTAGGGCTCTTAAAAGTCATAAAAAGTGAAGTTAATGATGAAGTTATTTTGCTTTTAGATGATGTTCTAAGTGAACTAGATAATAATGTTCAAAATAAGTTTTTAAATGAATTACCTGATGATGTTCAAGTAATCATGAATAGTGCTATTAAAATAAAAAGCGATAAAATTCAAATAATCAATTTAAAGGAGAATGACAATGAGCGACCATAAAAATTATGATGCTTCCAATATTCAAATATTAGAAGGCTTAGAACCAGTAAGAAAAAGACCTGGGATGTACATTGGTACAACAGGTGCAGATGGATTACACCATTTAGTTTGGGAAATTGTTGATAACTCGATAGATGAAGCATTAGCAGGATATGCTGATGATATCATTTTAGAACTTTTACCTGGAGAAGTAGTAAGAGTTACAGATAATGGTAGAGGTATTCCAGTTGATATCCATCCACATACAGGACGTCCAGCAGTTGAAACGATTTTAACTACACTTCATGCTGGTGGTAAATTTGATAGTGATTCATATAAAGTTTCTGGAGGGCTTCATGGTGTTGGTGCCTCAGTTGTTAATGCTTTATCTGAATGGTATACAGTTAATGTTCATAGAAACAATAAAAACTATTATCAAATGTATAATAGAGGTATTCCTGCAGGAGATTTAATTGAAAAAGGATTAAGTGAACATACAGGAACAATAACAGAGTTTAAATTTGATCCAACAATTTTCAAAGAAACTCAAGAATACGATTTTGAAAGACTAAGACAAAGAATTCAACAATTAGCATTTTTAAATCGCGGAATAAAAATAACAATTAAAGATTTAAGAACAGAAGCAGTTGTTGAAAACACTTATCATTATGAAGGTGGTTTAGTTGAGTATGCAGAGTTTTTAAATGGTAATAGAGTTAAAGTTAATAAAAGTTTGTTTTATGTTGAAAAAATGGTTGATGACATTAACGTTGAAATAACAATGCAATATAACGATTCATTTAACCAAAATATTTATTCATTTACTAATAACATTCCAACTCGAGAAGGTGGAATGCACGAAGATGGATTTAAAATGGCTTTAACAAGAATCTTAAATAACTATGCAAAAGCTAATAAAATGTTAAAAGATACTGAAGATGGGTTTATTGGTGAAGATACAAGAGAAGGTTTAATTGTTATATTGTCAGTTAAGCATCCTGATCCACAATTTGAAGGACAAACTAAAACTAAATTAGGAAATACTGAAGTTAGACAAATAGTAAGTCAAATTTTAAGTGAAGGATTAGATAGATTCTTATTAGAAAATCCACAAGATGCAAAAGCAATTATTGATAAAGTTATCCTAGCTCAACGTGCTCGTGTAGCAGCAAGAAAAGCAAGAGAAGCAACAAGAAGAAAAAATCCTTTAGATAGTTTAGGGTTTGCATCAAAACTTGCTGATTGTCGTACTAAAAATGCTGAAAAAGCCGAACTATATATAGTCGAAGGGGACTCAGCCGGCGGATCAGCTAAACAAGGTAGAGAATCAGAATATCAAGCAATTCTTCCTTTAAGAGGTAAAGTATTAAACGTAGAAAAGGCTAGATTAGATAAGATTTTAAGTAATAATGAAATTTTAATGCTATTTCAAGCTATTGGAACAGGAATTGGTGATGAACTTGATCCTTCAAAAGCAAGATATCATAAAATCGTTATTATGACCGATGCCGATGTCGATGGTGCACATATTAGAACATTGTTATTAACGTTCTTCTATCGTCATTTAAGACCACTTATTGATTTAGGATATATCTATTTTGCTCAACCACCACTATATAAATTATCAAGTGGCAAGAGAATAGAATATGTTTATGATGATGAAGCACTACCTGAAATTGCAGCAACATTTGATGGTCGCTATCAAATGCAACGATATAAAGGGTTAGGGGAAATGAACCCTGAACAGCTTTGGGAAACGACAATGGATCCTGAAACAAGAACATTACTACGTGTAACATTAAAAGATGCTATGGATGCAGACCAAGTATTTAGTATGTTAATGGGTGAGGAAGTTGAACCAAGAAAAGACTTCATTCAAGATAATGCTGAATACGCAAGCGATATCGATATTTAAGGAGTGTAAAAATGGAAGAAAATAAGGATTTAGACTTAAAAGATGAAGTATTAAGTAAAACGACTGAAGGCCATATTAAAGATGTAAACATTTCAAGTGAAATGAAAAAATCCTTCTTAAGCTACGCCATGAGCGTTATTGTATCACGTGCATTACCAGATATTAGAGATG contains the following coding sequences:
- the gyrB gene encoding DNA topoisomerase (ATP-hydrolyzing) subunit B, translated to MTMSDHKNYDASNIQILEGLEPVRKRPGMYIGTTGADGLHHLVWEIVDNSIDEALAGYADDIILELLPGEVVRVTDNGRGIPVDIHPHTGRPAVETILTTLHAGGKFDSDSYKVSGGLHGVGASVVNALSEWYTVNVHRNNKNYYQMYNRGIPAGDLIEKGLSEHTGTITEFKFDPTIFKETQEYDFERLRQRIQQLAFLNRGIKITIKDLRTEAVVENTYHYEGGLVEYAEFLNGNRVKVNKSLFYVEKMVDDINVEITMQYNDSFNQNIYSFTNNIPTREGGMHEDGFKMALTRILNNYAKANKMLKDTEDGFIGEDTREGLIVILSVKHPDPQFEGQTKTKLGNTEVRQIVSQILSEGLDRFLLENPQDAKAIIDKVILAQRARVAARKAREATRRKNPLDSLGFASKLADCRTKNAEKAELYIVEGDSAGGSAKQGRESEYQAILPLRGKVLNVEKARLDKILSNNEILMLFQAIGTGIGDELDPSKARYHKIVIMTDADVDGAHIRTLLLTFFYRHLRPLIDLGYIYFAQPPLYKLSSGKRIEYVYDDEALPEIAATFDGRYQMQRYKGLGEMNPEQLWETTMDPETRTLLRVTLKDAMDADQVFSMLMGEEVEPRKDFIQDNAEYASDIDI